One window of the Halobacillus litoralis genome contains the following:
- a CDS encoding heavy metal translocating P-type ATPase, whose protein sequence is MSELKKNETSCCSTEKTEAVSCCVSDQTSTASSCCSEDSSSVTGVEKEYRVTGMDCPSCAQTIEKNLMQSRNIREVNINYSTAKMKVKADQDSTFSDIPAKVKKLGFEAAPVEQEKDVETYSIEGMDCGSCAKTIEKHLMNHPKVKEVSVNFSTGKMQIDHTTDSETIMKEVQKSGFQASLFSKTESAEKAPSKKDITTWISGIFLTGGFVASFTALPEYLVILFYATAIVVGGWKPAKSAFYSIKSRSLDMNVLMASAALGAALIGEWFEGAMVVWLFALGNTLQNRSIERTRDSIRSLIDLTPSEALVKRNAEWVTLQVKEIAIGDTILVKPGEKFPLDGEITKGSTSVNQAPITGESLPVDKNIGDTVYAGTVNENGSIEVHVTKLVEDTTIANIIHLVEEAQEKKAPTQAFVDRFANVYTPIVFLLALLVMVGPPLLGFGTWGEWVYKGLALLVVACPCALVISTPVAIVSAIGNAARNGVLIKGGTFLEKAGTIKAIAFDKTGTLTEGKPKVTKVFPINGSPEEMLSVAHTIEARSSHPIAQAITDYAKERSIEERHGEDFEALAGKGAKATIEGLSYFAGNLRLYEEMNVSLEEKTRSAIHQLQQEGHTVVIIGTAKEITGFMAISDTIRPITKDALLRLKASGIEEIVMLTGDNRGTAAKMASLAGVDRSFSELLPEDKVTAVKKLQSEGKEVAMVGDGINDAPALATADLGIAMGGAGTDTAMETADIVLMADNLEKLPYTIRLSRRALKIIKQNVWFALITKFAALILIFPGILTLWMAVLSDTGAALIVILNSMRLLKQK, encoded by the coding sequence ATGAGTGAACTTAAGAAAAACGAAACCTCCTGCTGCTCAACCGAAAAAACTGAAGCGGTGAGTTGCTGCGTATCGGATCAAACCTCTACTGCATCCAGTTGCTGTTCAGAAGATAGCAGCAGTGTAACGGGCGTTGAAAAAGAATATCGAGTGACGGGAATGGATTGTCCTTCCTGTGCACAAACGATTGAAAAGAATCTGATGCAGTCCCGAAATATTCGCGAAGTCAACATAAATTACAGCACAGCCAAAATGAAGGTAAAAGCTGATCAGGACAGTACCTTTTCCGATATCCCTGCAAAAGTGAAAAAGCTCGGGTTTGAGGCTGCCCCTGTAGAACAGGAAAAAGACGTTGAAACCTATAGCATTGAAGGTATGGATTGTGGTTCATGTGCTAAAACCATAGAAAAACACTTGATGAACCATCCAAAAGTCAAAGAAGTGAGCGTGAATTTCTCGACAGGCAAAATGCAAATCGATCACACGACTGATTCTGAAACGATTATGAAAGAAGTGCAGAAATCCGGTTTCCAAGCCTCCTTGTTTTCCAAGACGGAGTCAGCAGAAAAAGCTCCTTCTAAAAAGGACATAACGACTTGGATTTCCGGGATATTCCTCACTGGCGGTTTCGTTGCTTCCTTTACAGCGCTACCCGAATATTTGGTCATCCTTTTTTATGCGACAGCAATAGTCGTTGGAGGATGGAAACCAGCCAAAAGCGCCTTTTACTCAATCAAAAGCCGTTCGCTGGACATGAATGTGCTGATGGCGTCAGCCGCATTAGGTGCCGCGCTTATTGGGGAGTGGTTCGAAGGGGCAATGGTCGTCTGGCTCTTCGCTCTCGGAAACACATTACAAAATCGCTCGATTGAACGGACCCGTGATTCCATTCGTAGCTTGATCGACCTCACCCCATCAGAAGCCCTTGTAAAGCGCAACGCTGAATGGGTGACTTTACAAGTGAAAGAAATAGCTATCGGGGATACCATCCTCGTTAAACCAGGAGAAAAATTCCCGTTAGACGGTGAAATCACCAAAGGATCGACAAGTGTCAACCAGGCACCGATTACAGGAGAATCTCTTCCTGTAGATAAGAATATCGGGGACACTGTTTATGCAGGTACTGTCAATGAGAACGGTTCGATTGAAGTACATGTGACAAAACTCGTGGAAGATACGACAATCGCGAACATCATTCATTTAGTGGAAGAAGCACAAGAGAAAAAAGCACCCACACAAGCATTCGTCGATCGCTTCGCAAACGTCTATACTCCGATCGTGTTCTTATTGGCTCTACTCGTCATGGTCGGTCCTCCACTACTCGGATTCGGTACTTGGGGCGAATGGGTCTATAAAGGGCTTGCCTTGCTTGTCGTCGCATGCCCATGTGCCCTAGTCATATCCACCCCTGTTGCTATCGTCTCAGCTATCGGCAATGCAGCAAGGAACGGTGTGCTCATCAAAGGCGGAACATTCCTGGAAAAAGCCGGGACCATAAAAGCCATCGCCTTTGACAAAACAGGAACATTGACCGAAGGAAAACCAAAAGTCACAAAGGTATTTCCAATAAATGGTTCACCTGAGGAAATGTTAAGTGTTGCCCATACGATTGAAGCTCGTTCCAGTCACCCGATCGCTCAGGCCATTACCGATTATGCAAAGGAACGTTCTATAGAGGAGCGGCATGGAGAAGACTTTGAAGCGTTAGCAGGTAAAGGAGCGAAAGCAACGATAGAAGGTCTTTCCTACTTTGCAGGTAACCTCCGTCTATACGAAGAAATGAATGTTTCATTGGAGGAGAAGACACGCTCCGCTATTCATCAGCTGCAACAGGAGGGGCATACGGTCGTCATCATCGGTACAGCAAAAGAAATTACAGGGTTCATGGCTATATCGGATACGATTCGCCCAATCACGAAAGATGCTCTCCTTCGGTTGAAGGCAAGTGGCATTGAGGAAATCGTCATGTTGACAGGTGATAACAGAGGAACCGCCGCTAAAATGGCATCCTTAGCAGGAGTCGACCGATCTTTTTCAGAACTTTTACCTGAAGATAAAGTGACTGCCGTGAAAAAACTGCAGTCAGAAGGGAAAGAGGTGGCCATGGTCGGCGATGGAATTAATGATGCACCAGCCCTTGCTACCGCAGATCTTGGAATCGCCATGGGTGGCGCTGGTACTGATACCGCAATGGAAACTGCCGATATCGTATTGATGGCTGACAATTTAGAAAAACTTCCTTATACGATTCGTCTCAGTCGCCGGGCATTGAAAATCATCAAACAGAATGTGTGGTTTGCGCTGATTACGAAATTCGCTGCATTAATCCTCATATTCCCTGGAATTCTTACACTTTGGATGGCGGTACTAAGTGATACTGGTGCCGCGTTGATCGTCATTTTGAACAGCATGCGGTTGTTGAAACAAAAATAA
- a CDS encoding ArsR/SmtB family transcription factor has protein sequence MTNIKRKDTCDTFCYDEELVERVQPQIEEVNGVELIFKALSDATRLKIAYAMTLENELCVCDVANITGSTTATASHHLRLLRNMGLAKYRKEGKLVFYSLADDYIHQMVTIALAHSKQTDPQEAREPSK, from the coding sequence ATGACGAATATAAAGCGAAAAGATACTTGTGATACTTTTTGTTATGATGAAGAGCTCGTAGAACGAGTCCAGCCGCAAATCGAAGAGGTGAATGGTGTCGAGCTGATTTTCAAAGCTTTGTCAGATGCCACACGCTTGAAGATCGCCTATGCTATGACACTGGAAAATGAACTTTGTGTGTGTGATGTCGCCAACATCACCGGTTCAACTACGGCAACCGCTTCCCACCATTTACGACTGTTACGTAACATGGGGCTTGCCAAATATCGCAAAGAAGGCAAATTAGTCTTTTATTCGCTGGCTGACGATTACATCCATCAAATGGTGACCATCGCCCTTGCGCATAGTAAACAAACAGACCCTCAAGAAGCCAGGGAGCCATCAAAATGA
- a CDS encoding ribokinase, translating to MKILNYGSLNIDKVYRVPHFVREGETLSSLNYSEYCGGKGLNQSIALSRAGADVYHAGKIGPDGAFLLTELQKNGVHTEFIEGDGSVTGHAIIQVTDTGENSILLFGGANKEIGHHHIDHVLSRFEAGDLLVLQNEINDLDIIIEKGYKKGMFIALNPSPMTEPLLQLDLSKITYLIVNEVEGERLTGHRDPEKILASFHGEFPQLKVVLTLGAQGVIYQSEIETVKQKSFQVDVIDTTAAGDTFLGYFLSGIFNDMKTVNALRIASKAASIAVSREGAASSIPHLYEVE from the coding sequence TTGAAAATACTTAATTACGGTTCATTGAATATTGATAAAGTCTATCGTGTTCCGCATTTTGTCCGAGAAGGTGAGACACTTTCATCGCTTAATTACAGCGAATATTGTGGAGGAAAAGGTTTGAATCAATCGATTGCTTTATCCAGGGCCGGGGCAGACGTCTACCACGCAGGAAAAATCGGGCCCGATGGCGCTTTTTTATTAACGGAATTACAGAAGAATGGTGTACATACAGAATTTATTGAAGGGGATGGGTCAGTCACTGGACATGCCATCATCCAAGTTACAGATACTGGTGAAAACAGCATTCTACTATTCGGAGGAGCGAACAAAGAGATTGGCCATCATCACATTGACCACGTTTTATCACGATTTGAAGCAGGAGATTTGCTCGTTTTGCAAAACGAAATCAATGACTTGGATATCATCATAGAAAAAGGGTATAAAAAAGGAATGTTCATTGCCCTGAATCCTTCTCCAATGACCGAGCCACTGTTACAGTTGGATTTGTCCAAAATCACTTACCTTATTGTGAACGAAGTGGAAGGGGAGAGATTGACCGGCCATAGGGATCCTGAGAAAATATTGGCTTCTTTCCATGGGGAGTTTCCGCAGCTGAAGGTTGTATTGACACTAGGTGCGCAAGGAGTCATTTATCAAAGTGAAATTGAAACGGTAAAGCAGAAAAGCTTTCAAGTGGATGTCATCGATACGACAGCAGCCGGGGATACCTTTCTCGGTTACTTCTTAAGTGGCATCTTTAATGATATGAAAACAGTAAATGCTCTCCGCATAGCATCAAAAGCCGCGAGTATTGCAGTCTCACGTGAGGGCGCAGCTAGTTCGATCCCTCATTTGTATGAAGTTGAGTGA
- a CDS encoding N-acetylmuramoyl-L-alanine amidase: MKTIVIDAGHGGSDPGATYQGSQEKTFNLSIALNVQRILSQNYEVEIIMTRTSDVTLSLGARTQLANQRNADFFLSIHNNAAGGSGFESYIYNGPLVPTTQAYQNTIHDRIINTVGPKYNVSNRGKKEANFHVLRESDMSALLLEILFVDNPGDLALLKNSSFINDVSRSIAEGVADALNLPGKTQPQPAPGDLYRVIAGSFRNRENAENRIEFLANQGIASFVVQTTISGTVYYRVQAGAYEQEKNAKDQVARLKSIGITGAFIVRETGTTPPTPAPEPPQEEGYSILGDQYLNACQLDDFVKTVNPDAPDLGRFYMKYGNAYGIRGDIAYAQAIHETDYFRFTGLVDADQNNYAGIGATGPGNPGATFSSPEEGVHAQIQHLYAYASTEAIPTGYAKVDPRFDLVSRGSGKTWIQLNGKWAVPGTTYGQSILSIYERNIDHAIEEMDQQKQVLQDVLEEL, encoded by the coding sequence ATGAAGACTATTGTCATAGACGCCGGTCATGGAGGGTCTGATCCCGGAGCAACCTATCAGGGAAGCCAGGAAAAAACCTTCAACTTATCCATCGCTTTGAATGTCCAGCGTATATTATCGCAGAATTACGAAGTGGAAATCATTATGACACGTACGTCTGACGTAACTCTGTCCCTTGGCGCCCGTACACAGCTCGCCAATCAAAGGAATGCGGATTTCTTCTTGTCCATTCACAATAATGCAGCTGGTGGAAGCGGGTTCGAAAGTTACATTTACAATGGCCCGTTAGTTCCTACTACCCAAGCTTATCAAAACACCATCCACGATCGCATTATCAACACTGTCGGACCGAAATACAATGTCAGCAACCGCGGTAAGAAAGAGGCGAACTTCCATGTGCTGAGAGAATCAGACATGAGTGCACTTCTTCTCGAAATTTTGTTTGTCGACAACCCTGGCGACCTTGCCCTTCTGAAGAATTCTTCCTTCATCAATGATGTAAGCAGAAGCATCGCTGAAGGTGTAGCAGACGCTTTGAATCTACCTGGGAAGACACAACCACAACCTGCCCCCGGAGATCTTTACAGGGTCATTGCCGGTTCGTTTCGCAATCGTGAAAATGCAGAAAATCGAATCGAATTTCTTGCCAATCAAGGGATTGCATCATTTGTAGTACAGACGACCATCTCTGGAACTGTCTATTACCGTGTCCAGGCTGGCGCTTATGAGCAAGAGAAGAATGCCAAAGATCAAGTAGCTCGTTTAAAAAGCATCGGAATTACCGGAGCATTCATTGTAAGGGAAACGGGGACCACACCTCCAACACCTGCTCCGGAACCTCCACAAGAAGAAGGCTACTCTATTCTTGGTGATCAGTATTTGAATGCCTGCCAGCTTGACGATTTTGTAAAAACAGTCAACCCTGATGCCCCTGACCTCGGACGATTCTATATGAAGTACGGAAATGCTTACGGCATTCGCGGCGATATCGCTTATGCCCAAGCCATTCACGAAACAGATTATTTCCGGTTCACCGGCCTCGTTGATGCAGACCAAAACAACTATGCAGGCATCGGTGCTACAGGACCAGGGAATCCTGGTGCGACATTCAGCTCTCCTGAAGAAGGCGTTCATGCACAAATACAGCACCTTTACGCATATGCCTCCACGGAAGCTATCCCGACCGGTTACGCAAAAGTAGATCCAAGGTTTGACCTCGTCAGCCGTGGAAGTGGGAAGACATGGATACAGCTCAATGGAAAATGGGCTGTCCCCGGCACAACTTACGGTCAAAGCATCTTATCCATCTATGAGCGTAATATCGATCATGCCATCGAAGAAATGGACCAACAGAAACAAGTGTTGCAAGATGTGTTAGAAGAATTATAA
- a CDS encoding EAL domain-containing protein, whose amino-acid sequence MDPLDIIGNLHKIKPVFQPIVSAINHDINGYEVLGRYQHENEWCSLGPFFHDPEVPEEFKAEVDQHILRLAMTEMLEKNKKGLLFINRNAGQLMMNEGEDLLETLLVYEQKGFSLDRVVIEVTEHEFDEDFESLSHLLLYYKTYGIQIAVDHVGAKSSNIDRIRQLEPHILKIDASIIRKQNSDIFQDIVYSLSMLANRIGAAILFENIEDDFELYFAWKHGSRYYQGFYLAYPAFDLVDKASLTNDLGEKVAGYVQREKNLLEQRYGFVKKWENKVKGLLPKWEGPKKSDAFIEWVTEQFHDESFRMFVCHIDGQQVSANFRKREDKWELEPHKRGSNWAFRPYFLESVVQMKVLNTGLLSELYSDIETKEMVRTFSVPLTDQHFLFIDLRYAYLYNHECLLA is encoded by the coding sequence ATGGATCCATTAGATATCATAGGAAACTTACATAAGATCAAGCCCGTCTTCCAGCCGATTGTCAGTGCGATCAACCATGACATCAATGGCTATGAAGTACTCGGACGTTATCAGCATGAGAATGAGTGGTGTAGTCTCGGCCCTTTCTTCCATGACCCTGAGGTTCCGGAAGAGTTCAAAGCGGAAGTCGACCAACATATATTAAGACTTGCGATGACAGAGATGCTTGAAAAGAATAAAAAAGGTCTATTGTTCATCAACCGGAACGCAGGGCAGCTAATGATGAATGAAGGAGAGGACTTACTTGAAACGCTGCTGGTCTACGAACAAAAGGGCTTTAGTTTAGACCGGGTGGTCATTGAAGTGACAGAGCACGAGTTCGATGAAGATTTTGAGTCCTTAAGTCACTTGCTTCTCTACTATAAAACGTACGGGATCCAGATTGCGGTCGATCATGTAGGGGCCAAAAGCTCGAACATCGACCGGATCCGCCAACTGGAGCCTCATATATTAAAAATCGATGCCAGCATCATCCGCAAACAGAACAGTGATATTTTCCAGGACATCGTCTACTCTTTGTCCATGCTCGCCAACCGAATCGGGGCGGCTATCCTCTTTGAAAACATTGAAGATGATTTCGAGCTTTATTTCGCTTGGAAACACGGGAGCCGTTATTATCAAGGTTTTTACCTAGCCTATCCAGCCTTCGATCTTGTCGACAAGGCATCGCTTACCAATGATTTAGGGGAGAAAGTAGCGGGGTATGTCCAACGGGAAAAGAACCTTCTCGAACAACGTTACGGATTCGTGAAAAAATGGGAAAACAAAGTCAAAGGATTGCTACCCAAGTGGGAAGGACCGAAGAAATCGGATGCATTCATAGAATGGGTGACAGAGCAATTCCACGACGAAAGCTTTCGTATGTTCGTTTGTCATATCGATGGTCAGCAAGTGTCTGCCAACTTTAGAAAAAGAGAAGATAAATGGGAACTGGAACCACATAAACGCGGCTCGAACTGGGCGTTCCGTCCCTATTTTCTGGAAAGCGTCGTGCAGATGAAGGTACTGAATACAGGGCTGTTATCTGAACTCTATTCTGATATAGAAACAAAAGAAATGGTACGGACCTTCAGTGTCCCGCTTACGGATCAGCATTTTTTATTCATCGATTTACGTTATGCTTACCTGTACAATCATGAATGTTTGTTAGCATGA
- a CDS encoding GNAT family N-acetyltransferase produces MTKFVQPMTEFLAKQSLQWRYQPPYDLYNVQADAETIAERLDGSYQAVFENETFIGFFCTGTSARVPAGYDYGVYEEACVDMGLGMDPVLTGKGNGYEFARFIIEQIGNQKGTLPIRLSVATFNKRAIRLYENLGFVKVDTFFNDTNEFITMIKG; encoded by the coding sequence ATGACGAAGTTTGTCCAGCCAATGACTGAATTTCTCGCTAAACAGTCACTTCAGTGGAGGTACCAGCCTCCTTATGATTTATACAATGTTCAAGCAGATGCTGAAACGATCGCTGAAAGACTCGATGGCAGTTATCAGGCAGTCTTCGAGAACGAAACATTCATCGGCTTTTTCTGTACTGGAACGAGTGCTAGAGTTCCAGCCGGCTATGACTACGGTGTATATGAAGAAGCATGTGTCGATATGGGACTAGGAATGGACCCTGTCCTCACCGGAAAAGGAAATGGGTATGAGTTTGCCCGTTTTATCATTGAACAGATTGGCAATCAGAAAGGAACCCTGCCAATCAGGCTCTCCGTCGCAACCTTCAATAAACGAGCGATTCGATTATACGAGAATCTTGGTTTTGTAAAGGTGGACACGTTTTTTAACGACACAAATGAATTCATCACGATGATCAAGGGATAA
- a CDS encoding methyl-accepting chemotaxis protein, translating to MLHTREQDNFRHEFLFNAIDKNLAIIQFGTDRRVSYVNEIFSSTMNFRKAEDMIGLHHKKFCFEDFSQSRAYDDFWEDLLRGRSFQDKIERKDALGNRVWLEATYMPVYENSQVVGVLKVATDITKRQTDINEVVINLTQMSATLNSQAEEGMSQHEDLNDKIDEIAKRSRNNTEVLNSLSSQAEDIQGIVKTIRDIAAQTNLLSLNAAIEAARAGEHGRGFDVVAKEVRKLSTKVEESIGEVRENIENITKEISNISEGTEKIQKEVRSCGLCRVFEE from the coding sequence ATGTTACATACGAGGGAGCAAGATAATTTCAGACATGAGTTTTTATTCAATGCGATCGATAAGAATCTGGCAATCATTCAATTCGGAACGGATCGCCGTGTTTCTTATGTGAATGAGATTTTTTCAAGTACGATGAATTTTCGTAAGGCAGAAGATATGATCGGGCTGCACCACAAGAAGTTCTGTTTTGAAGATTTTTCTCAAAGTAGAGCTTACGACGATTTCTGGGAAGATCTGCTCAGGGGACGCAGTTTTCAAGATAAAATTGAACGTAAAGATGCTCTTGGGAACCGGGTCTGGCTTGAAGCTACCTATATGCCTGTATATGAAAATAGCCAGGTGGTCGGGGTGTTGAAGGTTGCGACAGATATTACCAAAAGACAAACGGATATCAATGAGGTCGTCATAAATCTTACACAAATGTCAGCAACGCTTAATAGCCAGGCGGAGGAAGGCATGAGCCAACATGAAGATTTGAACGATAAAATAGATGAAATAGCCAAAAGATCCAGGAACAATACAGAAGTATTGAACAGTTTGAGTTCTCAAGCGGAAGATATTCAAGGGATAGTGAAGACGATCCGCGACATTGCAGCCCAGACGAATCTGCTTTCTTTGAATGCAGCGATAGAAGCGGCCCGTGCAGGGGAACATGGCAGAGGATTCGATGTTGTTGCAAAAGAAGTTCGTAAGCTGTCTACAAAAGTGGAAGAATCGATCGGGGAAGTGAGGGAGAATATCGAAAATATCACTAAAGAGATTTCGAATATATCAGAAGGAACTGAAAAAATTCAGAAGGAAGTAAGAAGTTGTGGACTCTGCAGAGTCTTTGAAGAGTGA
- a CDS encoding GGDEF domain-containing protein: protein MKNDYLLTMFFVYTGLGVLIGLGFSFILPQVIPIPDHLFTLFLIASVAAGIMLGIINHLVFYYFVRRFTHYFNGVLKSVRNGDLRARSGLKTKGILGELNTNINKTIADLEKSQNAIHHDDLTGLPNRQALQQFFLNQDNDDKDYALLFLDVDRFKQINDTYGHVIGDEVLRYISFLLHDLAEGKGKVFRLSGDEFIIVHELYAGNRTAWELCQDIHQHFREPFFCAKHCIPISISIGVYEFCFGSEDFITILDQADQEMYKVKKRITDGFDVRKRRTLP from the coding sequence ATGAAAAATGACTATTTATTAACGATGTTCTTTGTTTATACAGGATTGGGCGTTTTGATCGGCCTCGGTTTTTCATTCATACTTCCGCAAGTGATTCCGATTCCTGATCATCTTTTCACACTATTCCTGATCGCATCTGTAGCAGCAGGCATTATGCTCGGGATCATTAACCATCTTGTCTTTTATTATTTCGTCAGACGTTTCACCCACTATTTCAACGGGGTGTTGAAGTCGGTTCGGAACGGGGATCTGAGAGCCAGGTCAGGCCTCAAAACGAAAGGCATTCTTGGAGAATTGAATACAAACATAAATAAGACAATCGCTGATCTTGAAAAATCGCAGAACGCGATTCATCATGATGATTTGACCGGTCTGCCGAATAGGCAGGCATTGCAGCAGTTTTTCTTGAATCAGGATAATGATGACAAAGATTATGCGCTTCTTTTTTTAGATGTGGATAGGTTCAAACAAATCAATGATACATACGGACATGTAATCGGGGATGAAGTATTAAGATATATCTCGTTTTTGCTTCACGATCTTGCTGAAGGGAAGGGGAAAGTGTTTCGACTGAGCGGTGATGAATTCATTATCGTACATGAATTGTATGCGGGTAACCGGACAGCGTGGGAATTGTGCCAGGACATCCACCAGCATTTCAGGGAACCTTTCTTTTGTGCCAAGCACTGCATCCCCATCAGTATCAGTATAGGTGTTTATGAATTTTGTTTCGGAAGCGAGGATTTTATTACAATACTCGATCAGGCCGACCAGGAAATGTACAAAGTTAAGAAAAGGATTACAGATGGCTTTGACGTAAGAAAGAGAAGGACCCTTCCATGA
- a CDS encoding toast rack family protein, with translation MTVIKSLITKVVRGFSFVKAGERIEEIKTITADEARRLKVNIQMGVGKLNIAGGSKEWMDGTFLYRENKLVPLLSYTLQDDQGIISLQQKSNSLKRRGGSEWDLNLTNELPVELQIETGASSSSLDLSGTQIKKVDIQTGVGNLELDLSGDWQESFQVNLECGVGDTTIHLPEGIGVRIETAQGLGKIKADGLTYHGDSLVNKAYGDSEVTIDIDANMGVGGLTFKSG, from the coding sequence ATGACAGTTATAAAATCGTTAATTACAAAGGTAGTCCGCGGGTTTTCTTTTGTTAAGGCTGGTGAGCGGATAGAGGAAATCAAAACAATTACCGCTGATGAAGCGAGAAGGTTGAAAGTAAACATTCAAATGGGGGTCGGGAAACTGAACATCGCCGGTGGTTCAAAGGAATGGATGGATGGAACCTTCTTGTACAGGGAAAATAAATTAGTCCCCCTGTTATCTTATACGTTGCAAGATGATCAAGGAATCATTTCTTTGCAGCAAAAATCCAATTCGTTAAAAAGGAGAGGCGGGAGTGAGTGGGACTTGAACCTGACAAATGAACTTCCCGTTGAACTTCAGATCGAAACAGGGGCTTCCTCTTCTTCGTTGGATTTATCAGGTACTCAAATTAAGAAAGTGGATATCCAGACGGGTGTAGGGAACTTGGAGCTTGATTTGAGTGGCGATTGGCAGGAAAGCTTTCAAGTAAACCTGGAATGTGGCGTCGGTGATACCACGATCCACCTGCCAGAAGGCATCGGAGTAAGAATAGAAACAGCTCAAGGGCTAGGTAAAATAAAGGCTGATGGATTGACCTATCACGGAGATTCATTGGTAAACAAAGCTTATGGAGATTCAGAAGTCACCATCGATATTGATGCCAATATGGGGGTCGGTGGACTCACATTCAAATCCGGATAA
- a CDS encoding DMT family transporter, with the protein MSRKKAFLLIFIGASLWGIIGIFVNQLYEIGFTPLQVVALRVITAAVLLMLYVSLMNRRLLIIKPKDTHYFIGTGIISIVWFNWCLFSAIEETSISIAFVLLYTAPMFVTLLSRIFFKESLTFRKIFALITTFTGCALVIGLFPGWNASLSFYGLMLGLGSGLFYALYSIFGKFVLKKYRSLTVTVYTFLLAATGVFPFSRLWETGDLLIGVKVWLLILGLGLVSTVLPFLLYTKGLEAVESSRASIIATIEPVVATFVGYFVFAEKMDIWQYAGVGLVILSVIIVQESKRAQPIGGSKSLAG; encoded by the coding sequence GTGAGTAGAAAAAAAGCTTTCCTGTTAATCTTCATCGGCGCGTCCCTCTGGGGGATCATTGGAATTTTTGTAAACCAGCTGTATGAAATCGGGTTTACGCCATTGCAAGTCGTTGCACTACGAGTCATCACAGCGGCTGTACTGCTTATGCTGTATGTAAGTCTGATGAATCGACGGTTATTGATCATCAAACCGAAAGATACCCATTATTTCATAGGGACAGGCATCATCAGTATTGTCTGGTTTAATTGGTGCTTGTTCAGTGCGATCGAGGAAACTTCCATATCAATCGCCTTCGTCCTCCTCTACACTGCACCTATGTTCGTCACGCTTTTATCGAGAATATTTTTCAAGGAGTCTTTGACGTTCAGGAAAATATTCGCGCTTATCACCACATTCACAGGATGTGCGCTCGTCATAGGGTTATTTCCGGGGTGGAATGCTTCGCTGTCATTTTATGGACTGATGCTGGGATTAGGTTCCGGGCTTTTTTATGCGCTTTACAGCATATTCGGGAAGTTCGTATTGAAAAAATATCGTTCTCTGACAGTAACTGTCTACACCTTTCTCCTAGCAGCAACCGGCGTCTTTCCTTTCAGCCGTCTCTGGGAGACCGGCGATCTCTTGATTGGTGTGAAGGTATGGCTGCTCATCCTTGGGCTCGGTCTTGTGTCGACCGTGCTTCCTTTTCTTCTCTATACGAAAGGACTAGAAGCTGTAGAATCCAGCCGGGCATCGATCATCGCAACCATCGAGCCGGTGGTCGCAACGTTCGTAGGTTATTTTGTTTTTGCAGAAAAGATGGATATATGGCAATATGCCGGTGTCGGGCTTGTCATCCTATCTGTCATCATCGTACAAGAATCAAAACGAGCACAGCCTATTGGTGGAAGTAAATCGCTTGCCGGGTGA
- a CDS encoding GNAT family N-acetyltransferase, translating to MNPIMKDVKTSIETERLLLRRPEAGDGAVINEAIRESIHELKPWLVFAQKLPSTEETEENARRAHAKFLTRESLRYLVFLKEGDVYIGTTGFPDIDWDIPKLEIGYWVDTRHSGKGYMREAVGAMTQYALNELKFARLEIRCESENMKSRAIPEALGYDLEGVLRNEDLSVDGERLTDTCIYAKIRT from the coding sequence ATGAATCCGATTATGAAAGATGTTAAAACATCAATTGAAACAGAACGCTTACTATTAAGGAGACCGGAAGCAGGAGATGGTGCTGTCATCAATGAGGCAATCCGGGAATCAATCCATGAACTGAAACCATGGCTCGTTTTTGCCCAGAAGCTCCCAAGTACTGAGGAGACAGAGGAAAACGCAAGAAGAGCACATGCGAAATTCCTGACCCGTGAAAGTCTCCGTTATTTAGTTTTTCTGAAAGAGGGGGATGTATATATCGGCACCACGGGTTTTCCTGACATCGACTGGGATATCCCTAAGCTTGAAATCGGGTATTGGGTGGACACGAGGCATAGTGGGAAAGGGTATATGAGAGAAGCTGTCGGGGCCATGACACAGTATGCATTGAATGAATTGAAGTTTGCACGGTTAGAGATCCGCTGTGAATCAGAAAACATGAAGAGCCGCGCCATCCCTGAAGCGCTTGGGTATGATCTGGAAGGTGTTTTACGGAATGAAGACTTGTCAGTAGATGGGGAGCGGCTGACTGATACCTGTATTTACGCGAAAATACGTACATGA